The following are encoded in a window of Oncorhynchus mykiss isolate Arlee chromosome 11, USDA_OmykA_1.1, whole genome shotgun sequence genomic DNA:
- the LOC110535166 gene encoding zinc finger protein ZIC 1 codes for MLLDAGPQYPTIGVTTFGSSRHHSTGEVTEREVALGINPFADGMGAFKINHSSHDLSSGQTAFSSQAPGYAAAALGHHHHPTHVSSYSTAAFNSTRDFLFRNRGFGDATSAQHSLFASAAGSFAGPHGHSDATGHLLFPGLHEQAASHASSNVVNSQMRLGFTGDMYGRADQYAHVTSPRSDHYASSQLHGYGPMNMNMAAHHGAGAFFRYMRQPIKQELICKWVEPEQLSNPKKACNKTFSTMHELVTHLTVEHVGGPEQSNHICFWEECVREGKPFKAKYKLVNHIRVHTGEKPFPCPFPGCGKVFARSENLKIHKRTHTGEKPFKCEFDGCDRRFANSSDRKKHMHVHTSDKPYLCKMCDKSYTHPSSLRKHMKVHEATTQGPQPSPAASSGYESSTPPTIVSPSTENHNSSSISPAASTVHHTTSHHTTLSSNFNEWYV; via the exons ATGCTGCTGGACGCAGGACCCCAGTACCCCACCATAGGAGTCACTACGTTTGGCTCCTCAAGGCATCACTCAACAGGCGAAGTAACAGAACGAGAAGTGGCTTTGGGGATAAATCCATTCGCAGACGGTATGGGCGCTTTTAAAATCAACCACAGCTCCCACGACCTTAGCTCCGGCCAGACGGCGTTCTCCTCCCAGGCTCCCGGCTATGCTGCTGCCGCTCTgggtcaccaccaccacccgaCACACGTCAGCTCCTACTCCACGGCAGCATTCAACTCCACCCGTGACTTTCTCTTCAGAAACCGGGGCTTCGGAGACGCAACCAGCGCGCAGCACAGCCTGTTTGCCTCCGCAGCGGGAAGTTTTGCAGGGCCACATGGACACTCCGATGCCACCGGGCACCTGCTCTTCCCCGGACTCCACGAGCAAGCCGCCAGCCATGCGTCATCTAATGTCGTCAACAGCCAGATGCGCCTTGGCTTTACCGGGGACATGTACGGCCGGGCTGACCAGTATGCCCACGTTACGAGCCCCCGCTCCGACCACTACgcctcctcccagctgcatggcTATGGCCCTATGAACATGAACATGGCGGCTCACCACGGGGCAGGGGCCTTTTTCCGATACATGAGGCAGCCCATCAAACAAGAGCTCATCTGTAAGTGGGTCGAGCCCGAACAGTTGTCGAACCCCAAAAAGGCTTGCAACAAAACTTTCAGCACGATGCACGAGCTCGTGACCCACCTGACAGTGGAGCATGTCGGTGGACCGGAGCAGTCTAACCATATCTGCTTCTGGGAAGAGTGCGTCCGAGAAGGAAAACCGTTCAAAGCCAAATACAAACTTGTAAATCATATCAGAGtacacaccggagagaaaccaTTCCCATGTCCCTTCCCCGGCTGTGGAAAAGTGTTTGCCCGATCGGAGAACCTGAAGATCCACAAGAGGACTCACACAG gTGAGAAGCCTTTCAAGTGTGAGTTTGATGGCTGCGACAGGCGGTTTGCTAACAGCAGCGACCGGAAGAAACACATGCACGTCCACACTTCTGACAAGCCTTATCTCTGCAAGATGTGCGACAAGTCCTACACACATCCCAGCTCTCTGCGGAAACACATGAAG GTTCACGAGGCTACCACGCAAGGACCTCAACCGTCGCCAGCGGCCAGTTCCGGGTACGAATCGTCCACGCCGCCCACCATCGTGTCTCCGTCCACAGAGAACCATAACTCCAGTTCCATATCACCGGCAGCCTCGACAGTACACCACACGACCAGTCACCACACCACGCTGTCGTCAAATTTTAATGAATGGTACGTGTAA